Sequence from the Hamadaea flava genome:
CGAGCGGCCGGGCACGAGGTGGTCGCTGTCGAGCCGGACGACCAGATGCGGGCGGTGGCCGCAACCCGCCTGCCGGGGACCGAGGTGCTCGCCGGGTCCGCCGAGGACATCCCCCTGCCGGACGCCTCCGTCGACGCGGTCCTCGTCGGGCAGGCGTACCACTGGTTCACGCCCGAGCGGGCGCTGCCGGAGATCCGCCGAGTGCTCCGCGACGAAGGCGTGTTCGCTCCGATGTGGAACATCCGCGACGACCGTACGCCGTGGGTGGCGGCGTTCTCCGGGATCGTCGGCCACGAAGGCTGGGGCCTGGTCGACGGCTGGCAGTACGGGCCGGTCGAACCCTGGTTCACCGACCTCGAACCGGGCATGTTCGAACACACCGTGGCGATCCCGCCGGCGGCGCTGGTCGACCTGGCCCGGTCCCGCTCCTACTACCTGACCGCCGACGCCGCCGAACAGGCCCGGCTGACGCGAGAACTGACCACGCTGGCGGGTACGCACCCCGACCTGGCCGGGCGGGACGCCGTCGACATGCCGTATCGGACGTGCGTGTACCGGATGCGCCCCGCCTGACGGTCCGTTCATCGGCGACGTTTCCTGTCCTGCTGGCAGGTGTTCTGCGGTGGGCTTCTGGTCCGTCTCCAGGCGACGGACCGGCGATACGTCGCTCCGCCTCCGGAAGTCCGACGATCACGCCCCCTGGCGGCCCGCGCGGCGGCCCGGCGAGCGGTTGCTCAACCGGCTCGGGCAAGCGCTCCGCCCGGCGAAGGGTTGCTCAGCCGGCGAGGGTGAGCACTTCGGCGCCGGGCAGTTCGGCGAGCAGTTTGCCGGGCACGAGGAGCTTGCCGCGACGCCGGCCGCTGCCGATGACGACCCACGGCGTACTCGCGACGGCGGCGTCGACCAGCAGCGGCCAGGACGCGGGCAGGCCGATCGGGGTGATGCCGCCGTACTCCATTCCGGTCTGCGCCACCGCGTCGTCCATCGGCGCGAACGACGCCTTGCGCGCGTCGAGCCGCTTGCGGATCACCCCGTTGACGTCCGCCCGGGTGCTGGCCAGCACGACGCACGCCGCCAACGTGGTGTTCTCACCACGCCGTCCGGCCACCACGACGCAGTTCGCCGACTGCTCCGGCGGCACCGCGTACACCTCGCCGAAGACGGCGGTGTCGGCGTTGGCCGGGTCGGTGTCGACCACCAGCACCGACGCGGCGTGCTCCCAGCCGGACAGGGCCGCGGCCACCGGCGGGGCGAGCAGCTCGGGGCGCTCGGCCGCGGGCCAGGCCGCGTCGAATCGGCCGATGGGCGTGTCAGTCATCCCGCCAGCATACGAACGCCGCCCCGCCCCGCTTCCCCCGCCAGCCCTGCGGCCACCACGCGGCGGCCCGGGCGTTGATCATGGGGTTTCCGGTGTCGACACACCCCGCCGACACCACGGTCAACTCCATGATCAACGAGAGGGGCGGGGGAGGGATGGGTGGGCGCGTAGGCTGGCGGCCGATGGCGACCTGTCTGTTCTGCGAGATCGCCGCCGGTCGGCAACCGGCGGCCGTGGTGTACGCCGACGAGCTGGTGACGGCGTTCCTCGACATCCGCCCGTTGTTCCCCGGGCACGTGCTGGTGGCGCCGAAGGAGCACATCGCGGTGCTGGCCGATCTGCCCGTGCCCGACGTCGGCCCGTACTTCGAGCAGGTGCAGCGGATCGCGGTCGCGGTGCAGTCGGCGATGGGTGCGCAGGGCAGCTTCGTGGCGGTCAACAACGTGGTCTCCCAGAGCGTCCCGCATCTGCACACCCATGTCGTGCCGCGTAGCAAAGGCGACGGGCTGCGCGGGTTCTTCTGGCCCCGCACCAAGTACGGCTCGCCTGAGGAGGCCGACGACGTCGCGGCCAGAATCCGCGCCGTCCTCTAGGGAGTGGTCTCAGGAGAGCCGCCGCTAAGACGGCGCGGGAGCGTTGCGGTAGACGGTCGAGCTGCGGCGTACGGTCATCCCCGCGCGTTCGTAGACGCCGAGCGCCCCGGTGTCGGAGTGCGTCCACACGACGCAGGAGCGCCGCCCGGCCGCGTGGTACGCGGCGAAGCAGGCCCGCAGCAGCGCCTGGGCCAACCCCCGGCCCCGGTGGTCGGCGCGGACGGCGAGCCGTTCGATGTAGCCGTCGGCGATGCCGGGCAGGTCCAGCGCGAGCAGTACGCCGACCAGCTGCCCGCCGTCGGCGGCGACGACCGACCGTGCCGGGTCGAACGCGTCCCGGCCGACGGTCAGCATCGCCCATTCCTCGTAGGACTTGCGCCGCTGCTGCCATTCGTCGAAGGCGTCTTCGAGCACCAGGTACGCGTCCTGCTCGTCGCCGGGCTGGAACGGTCGCAGGGTGATCCCGCCGGGGGCGTCCACCACGGGCGGCTCGTCGAACGCGATCGCGAGCTGCCAGGAGGTCACCATGGGCGTCCAGCCGTGCGAGCGCAGCAACCCGGCGGCGGCGTGGTCGCCGTCGGGGGCGGTCTGGCTGATCACGGCCGAGCCTGCGCGGTGTTCGATCCAGTCCAGCAGCCCCGTCCCGATGCCCCGGCCGCGATGTGCGGGGTGGACGTCGGCGTCGCTGCGGCGGTTCATCCACGCCCACGCGGCGACCGTGCCGTCCGGGGCGGTCACCAGCACCGTGTCGGTGGCCGGGTCGAGCCCGGGCCGGCCCAGCACCGCCCGGATCTCGTCGGCGTCGCTTTCGGCGTACCCGTGCAGTCGCCGTTCGCAGGTCTGGACCAGCGCGTGCAGCGCGCTGACGTCGGCGGTCTGGACGGGACGGGCGGTGTAGCCGGCCGGCAGGACAAGATCAGTCACCGGCCGAGTCTAGGCGGTGCTGCTGTGCCTGCTGGTGTTCCTCGGCGTGCACGCCGCCTGGGTCGTGGCGATGGTCCCCAAGGAAACCTGAGCGACTTGCGGTAGGCTCCGCCGCCGTGAGCCTCACCGATCTCTGGGACCGTTTCACCGCCATCCAGCCGCCCCCGGCGTCCGGCCTGATCCTGGCGACCGCGGTCGCTTCGCTCGCGGCGGTGCTGATCCCCGCGGTGTGGCGGCTGGCCCGGAACCTGATCACGATCACCCACGAAGGCGGGCACGCGCTCGTCGCGGTGCTGACCGGCCGGCAGCTGCGCGGCATCCGGCTGCACTCGGACACCTCCGGGCTGACCCTGGCCCGCGGCAAGCCCCGGGGTCTCGGGATGATCCTCACCTTGTCGGCCGGCTACCTGATGCCGTCGCTGCTGGGCCTGGCGGCCGCGGCGGTGCTCGCGACCGGCCGGGTCACGCTGCTGCTGTGGACGGCGCTGATCCTGCTGTTCCTGGTGCTGCTGGTCATCCGCAACTGGTTCGGGCTGCTGTCGGTGACCGTCACCGGCGCGGTCGTGTTCGCGGTGTCCTACTACGCCGCCGAGCAGACCCAGGCGGCGATCACCTATGTAGCGGTGTGGTTCCTGCTGATCGGCGGCGTCAAACCGGTGCTGGAACTGCGGGGCCGCCGCCGTCGCGGCGGAACCGGCTCGGACCCCGACCAGCTGGCCCGCATCACCGGCGTCCCGGCCGGGCTGTGGATCGCCGTGTTCACGCTGGCGAACCTCGCCTGCCTCGCCTACGGCGGCTATCTTCTCGTACAAGACCGGGTTATGTAGACGCCGGGTTTCGATTACCGTACGCGGGGTGATGATCCCCTTCACCTACGCCTTCGACGGCTACTGCGGATGGTGCTACGGGTTCGCCCCCGCGCTGCACAAGTTCGCGCACGACAACGCCGACCGCGTCCGCGTCCGCGTACTGTCGGCCGGCATGCGCGTCGGCGACCGCATCAAGCCGTTCGACGCCTTGCGTTTCACCACCACCTCCAACGAGAAGGTGACCGAGGCGCTCGGCGCCGTCTTCGGACCCGGCTACCGCGCGCTGGTCGAAGAGGGAAGCTTCGCGATGGACTCGCACGGTCCCGCGTACGGGCTGATCGCGCTCAGCCTCCAGGACCCCGACCGGGCCCTGGAGTTCGCCGGCGCGATGCAGTCCGCGTTCTTCCTGGACGGCTGCTCGCTGTCCGACCCCGACACCTACCGCGCACTCGCCGCCCAGTTCGGCCTCGACCCCGAGCAGGCGGCCGCCGCGTTCGCCAGCCCCGAGGTCCAGGAACGTGCCCTGCGTGAGATGCGAGAGGTACGCGAACTCGGCGTGCCCGGCTATCCGACGCTGCTGATCCACCTGCCCGGCCAGACGCCGCAGATCTTCGGCGCCGAGGAGATGACCGGCGACGAGCTGACCGCCGAGCTCAACAAGACCCTGGCCGAGCACAACCTGGCCTGATACTGGACAGGTGACCGATCCGCTGCTCACCACGGCGTACGCCGCCTACGGGTGGGGCCCGCAGGTCACCGTCACACCCGGACCCCGGGGCGCGCTCGGCCGTATCTGGCGGGTACGCGCCCCGGCCGGGCAGTACGCCCTCAAGCACTCGTTCGACGCGCCGCCCGACGGCCGCCTGGCGGCCGAACTGGACCTGACCCGGCGAGCGGCCGACGCCGGCGTACGCGTACCGGCGACCCACCCGGCCGCCGACGGGCGGCTGCTCGTGCCCGCCCCGGGCGGCGGGGTCCTCCGGCTCTACGACTGGGTGGACCTGCATCCGATCGACCCCGACGCGCCCAGCACGCCGCAACGGCTCGGGGAGTTGCTGGCCCGGCTGCATTCGTGCGCCCCACCCGCCTTCGGCGGGCCCTCCGTCCGCCCTCCCGGCTCGAGCGTTCAGGCCGGCGGTGAGGAAGCGTGGTACCACGAGGCGCCGGACGCGGCCGAGTTCGCGGCGTTCGGCGGGCGGCCCTGGTCGGACCGGCTGGCCCGGCTCGCCGAAGACCTGCCGCAGTTGACCGGAGCGCTGGCCCCACCCGATCCGGCGGCGCTGCGGCTGTGCCATCGCGACCTGCACCCGGAGAACGTCCAAACCGGACCGGACGGCGACCTGGTGGTGCTCGACTGGGATCAGGTCGGCCCGGCCGAACCCGCCCGCGAGCTGATCCAGACCCTGTACGCCTGGTTCACCACCACCTCGGATGCCGCCGCCGAGGATCGGATGCCCGCCTGTTACGCGGCCTATGTGGACGCCGGGGGACCGGGCCGGATCCGCGGTCCCGCCGACTACACGATGCTGCTCGCCGACCGGCTCAACTTCCTGCTGCACCAGGCCCGCATCGCCGCCGATCCGGGCACGGCCGACGACGACCGGGCCTGGGCCGAACGGGAGATCGACGAGACGTTGCGGCTGCTGCCGACGCCGCGGCAGCTGTCCGTCACCGCTGCGCGTATCGCGCGAACGCTTCCCGCAGCACCCGGGTCACCTCCGGATGGCCCGAACCGTGCTCGGCCGGGCCGACGATGACCAGCTCCGCATCGGTCCAGCGCTGCGCCAGCCGGTACGCCACATCCGGCGGCCCGCTCACGTCCGCGCGCCCGGTCACCAGTACGCCCGGAATCCCGTTCAGCTTCACCGCGTCGGCCAGCAGGCGACCGTCGGGCAGGAAGCCCGCGTTCGCCCAGTAGTGCGTGACGAGCCGGGCGAACTGCAGCCGGAACCTCGGGTCGGCGTACCGGGGATCGGGTGAGGGTTCGGACAGGACCGCGACATGGGTGTCCTCCCATCGGCACCACTCTTCGGCGGCCGCCGCCCGCACCTGCGGATCCGGGTCGCTCAGCAGCCGGGCGTACGCCGCCGCGAGGTTCCCGTCGCGTTCGGCGGCCGGCACGTGCCCGGCGAACCGGTCCCACTCGGCCGGGAAGATCCGCCCCATCTGCCGGGTCACCCAGTCGACCTCGGCCGCCGTCGTCGTCACCACACTGAACAGCACCAGCTCCGACACGCTCGCCGGATGCGCCTCGGCGTACGCCAACCCCAGCGTCGACCCCCACGAACCGCCGTAGACCAGCCACCGGTCGATGCCCAGATGCTCCCGCAGCCGCTCGATGTCAGCGATCAGCTGCGCCGTCGTGTTGGTCGCCAGGCAGGTGTCGTGGTCGGCTACGTTCGGCGTGCTGCGCCCGCAGCCGCGCTGGTCGAACAACACCACGCGGTACTGCGTCAGGTCGAAGTTGCGCGCCCAGAAGGGACCGGCGCCCGAGCCGGGCCCGCCGTGCAGGCACACCGCGGGCTTGCCGTCGGGGTTGCCGAGCACCTCCCAGTAGAGCCGGTTGCCGTCGCCGACGTCGAGCATCCCCATGCGCGTCCCCTCCCATGGTCTAACAGCACTGTTATATCATGGCGACGGTTTCCTAGACGTGTTAGGTTTGAACCTAGAGCTATTAGGGAGATGTCATGAGCCTGCACCACCACATCCAGACCTACCTCGACCACCTCACCGCCACCGGCCGCGAAACCGGCCTCCAAGTCACCGCCTACCACCACGGCGAACTCATCCTCGACACCGTCGCCGGACACGCCGACCAACAGGGGAGAGCCGTCACCCCCGACACCCCCTTCTTCGCCTTCTCCATCGGCAAAGGACTCACCGGCGCCGCCATCCACCACCTAGCCGACCACGGCCACCTCGACGACGACCTCCACCTCGCCGACGTCTGGCCCGAATTCGCCCAGCACGGCAAAGACACCATCACCCTCCGGCACGTCCTCACCCACAGCGCCGGACTACCCACCCTGCCCACCGACACCACACCCGACGACCTCACCGACTGGCACCACATGTGCCACCTGCTCGCCGACGCCCACCCCACCTGGGAACCCGGCACCCGCCACGGCTACCACGCCTGGACCTACAGCTGGCTGACCGGCGAAACCATCCGCCGCGCCACCGGACGCACCCTCAGCCAGATCCTCGACGAAGACATCGCCACCCCACTCGGCATACGCGGCGAACTGCTCTTCGGCGTACCCGACAGCGACCAACCCCGCCTCGCCGTCCTCGAAGACCACGGCTGGGCCGACGCCTTCACCCACCTCAGCCAATACGCACCCAACGTCGCCGCCGCCTCGCCACCCGGCGTACGCCCCGACGCCACACTCGGCAACAACCCAGCCATCCTGCGCGCCGACATCCCCGCCGTCGGCACCGTCACCGCCCGAGCCGCCGCCCGCCTCTACAGCGCCCTGCTCACCGGCGAACTCATCACACCCGACCGGCTCAAGACCGCCACCACCACCGCCGTACACGGCACCGACTGGACCTTCGGCGGCCCCAGCGCCTTCACCCTCGGCTTCGGCGTCATCGACGACACCTGGATCGGCTACGACGGCAGCGGCGGCAGCATCGCCGCCATGGCCCCCGCCCACGGCCTCGCCCTCGCCGCCACCAAGAACGCCCTGTCCTACACCGA
This genomic interval carries:
- a CDS encoding class I SAM-dependent methyltransferase → MITPGLSFGSAARLYDTIRPTYPLTAITWALGAPGDRPSRVLDLGAGTGLLSAALRAAGHEVVAVEPDDQMRAVAATRLPGTEVLAGSAEDIPLPDASVDAVLVGQAYHWFTPERALPEIRRVLRDEGVFAPMWNIRDDRTPWVAAFSGIVGHEGWGLVDGWQYGPVEPWFTDLEPGMFEHTVAIPPAALVDLARSRSYYLTADAAEQARLTRELTTLAGTHPDLAGRDAVDMPYRTCVYRMRPA
- a CDS encoding YbaK/EbsC family protein, whose amino-acid sequence is MTDTPIGRFDAAWPAAERPELLAPPVAAALSGWEHAASVLVVDTDPANADTAVFGEVYAVPPEQSANCVVVAGRRGENTTLAACVVLASTRADVNGVIRKRLDARKASFAPMDDAVAQTGMEYGGITPIGLPASWPLLVDAAVASTPWVVIGSGRRRGKLLVPGKLLAELPGAEVLTLAG
- a CDS encoding HIT family protein; protein product: MATCLFCEIAAGRQPAAVVYADELVTAFLDIRPLFPGHVLVAPKEHIAVLADLPVPDVGPYFEQVQRIAVAVQSAMGAQGSFVAVNNVVSQSVPHLHTHVVPRSKGDGLRGFFWPRTKYGSPEEADDVAARIRAVL
- a CDS encoding GNAT family N-acetyltransferase; the encoded protein is MTDLVLPAGYTARPVQTADVSALHALVQTCERRLHGYAESDADEIRAVLGRPGLDPATDTVLVTAPDGTVAAWAWMNRRSDADVHPAHRGRGIGTGLLDWIEHRAGSAVISQTAPDGDHAAAGLLRSHGWTPMVTSWQLAIAFDEPPVVDAPGGITLRPFQPGDEQDAYLVLEDAFDEWQQRRKSYEEWAMLTVGRDAFDPARSVVAADGGQLVGVLLALDLPGIADGYIERLAVRADHRGRGLAQALLRACFAAYHAAGRRSCVVWTHSDTGALGVYERAGMTVRRSSTVYRNAPAPS
- a CDS encoding M50 family metallopeptidase — its product is MSLTDLWDRFTAIQPPPASGLILATAVASLAAVLIPAVWRLARNLITITHEGGHALVAVLTGRQLRGIRLHSDTSGLTLARGKPRGLGMILTLSAGYLMPSLLGLAAAAVLATGRVTLLLWTALILLFLVLLVIRNWFGLLSVTVTGAVVFAVSYYAAEQTQAAITYVAVWFLLIGGVKPVLELRGRRRRGGTGSDPDQLARITGVPAGLWIAVFTLANLACLAYGGYLLVQDRVM
- a CDS encoding DsbA family protein, whose translation is MIPFTYAFDGYCGWCYGFAPALHKFAHDNADRVRVRVLSAGMRVGDRIKPFDALRFTTTSNEKVTEALGAVFGPGYRALVEEGSFAMDSHGPAYGLIALSLQDPDRALEFAGAMQSAFFLDGCSLSDPDTYRALAAQFGLDPEQAAAAFASPEVQERALREMREVRELGVPGYPTLLIHLPGQTPQIFGAEEMTGDELTAELNKTLAEHNLA
- a CDS encoding phosphotransferase enzyme family protein; its protein translation is MTDPLLTTAYAAYGWGPQVTVTPGPRGALGRIWRVRAPAGQYALKHSFDAPPDGRLAAELDLTRRAADAGVRVPATHPAADGRLLVPAPGGGVLRLYDWVDLHPIDPDAPSTPQRLGELLARLHSCAPPAFGGPSVRPPGSSVQAGGEEAWYHEAPDAAEFAAFGGRPWSDRLARLAEDLPQLTGALAPPDPAALRLCHRDLHPENVQTGPDGDLVVLDWDQVGPAEPARELIQTLYAWFTTTSDAAAEDRMPACYAAYVDAGGPGRIRGPADYTMLLADRLNFLLHQARIAADPGTADDDRAWAEREIDETLRLLPTPRQLSVTAARIARTLPAAPGSPPDGPNRARPGRR
- the pip gene encoding prolyl aminopeptidase; amino-acid sequence: MGMLDVGDGNRLYWEVLGNPDGKPAVCLHGGPGSGAGPFWARNFDLTQYRVVLFDQRGCGRSTPNVADHDTCLATNTTAQLIADIERLREHLGIDRWLVYGGSWGSTLGLAYAEAHPASVSELVLFSVVTTTAAEVDWVTRQMGRIFPAEWDRFAGHVPAAERDGNLAAAYARLLSDPDPQVRAAAAEEWCRWEDTHVAVLSEPSPDPRYADPRFRLQFARLVTHYWANAGFLPDGRLLADAVKLNGIPGVLVTGRADVSGPPDVAYRLAQRWTDAELVIVGPAEHGSGHPEVTRVLREAFARYAQR
- a CDS encoding serine hydrolase domain-containing protein gives rise to the protein MSLHHHIQTYLDHLTATGRETGLQVTAYHHGELILDTVAGHADQQGRAVTPDTPFFAFSIGKGLTGAAIHHLADHGHLDDDLHLADVWPEFAQHGKDTITLRHVLTHSAGLPTLPTDTTPDDLTDWHHMCHLLADAHPTWEPGTRHGYHAWTYSWLTGETIRRATGRTLSQILDEDIATPLGIRGELLFGVPDSDQPRLAVLEDHGWADAFTHLSQYAPNVAAASPPGVRPDATLGNNPAILRADIPAVGTVTARAAARLYSALLTGELITPDRLKTATTTAVHGTDWTFGGPSAFTLGFGVIDDTWIGYDGSGGSIAAMAPAHGLALAATKNALSYTDDDPMDTIRRMVLDAVTR